In a genomic window of Candidatus Omnitrophota bacterium:
- the cysK gene encoding cysteine synthase A: MSAKEGVIGNILNAIGNTPLVRLTKITGPNSADILAKLELLNPGGSVKDRIALAMIEDAEKRGVLKAGWTIIEPTSGNTGIGLAMVSAVKGYKCILTMPETMSLERIYILKAYNAEIVLTSGSQGMKGAIKKAEEIHGKIKHSFMPQQFKNLANPKVHRETTAREILAQTGGKIDAFIAGVGTGGTLTGVGEVLKAHNPDIKIIAVEPTESAVLSGKLHGPHKIQGIGAGFIPDILNKSVIDEIITVSDWDAYATAKLLTKKEGIFGGPSSGAALFAALKIAKRLGEGKTVVTVFPDTGERYFSMTQYFEF; encoded by the coding sequence ATGAGCGCAAAAGAAGGTGTTATAGGAAATATTTTAAATGCTATAGGCAATACGCCGCTCGTCCGGCTCACGAAGATAACGGGGCCGAATAGCGCCGATATCCTCGCGAAACTGGAACTATTGAATCCCGGCGGGAGCGTAAAAGACAGAATAGCCCTCGCCATGATAGAGGATGCCGAAAAGCGGGGCGTCCTTAAAGCGGGCTGGACAATTATTGAGCCGACAAGCGGCAATACGGGAATAGGTTTAGCCATGGTGTCGGCGGTAAAAGGGTACAAATGCATACTTACAATGCCCGAGACGATGAGCCTTGAGAGGATATATATATTGAAAGCGTACAACGCAGAAATAGTCCTTACTTCGGGCAGCCAGGGAATGAAAGGGGCGATAAAGAAGGCCGAGGAGATCCACGGAAAAATAAAGCATTCTTTTATGCCGCAGCAATTTAAAAATTTGGCAAACCCGAAGGTACACAGAGAGACTACCGCCAGAGAAATCCTTGCCCAGACAGGTGGAAAGATAGATGCCTTTATCGCCGGCGTAGGCACCGGAGGTACGCTGACCGGAGTGGGCGAGGTACTGAAGGCCCATAATCCGGATATCAAAATCATAGCCGTCGAGCCGACAGAGAGCGCTGTTTTATCGGGTAAATTGCACGGCCCCCATAAGATTCAGGGTATAGGCGCGGGGTTTATCCCGGATATACTCAATAAGTCGGTAATAGATGAGATCATTACCGTAAGCGACTGGGATGCATATGCTACGGCAAAATTATTGACAAAAAAAGAAGGCATCTTCGGCGGCCCATCTTCCGGCGCGGCTCTTTTTGCTGCGCTTAAGATTGCGAAAAGGCTGGGCGAGGGGAAAACGGTTGTGACAGTTTTTCCGGATACG